From a region of the Pongo abelii isolate AG06213 chromosome 9, NHGRI_mPonAbe1-v2.0_pri, whole genome shotgun sequence genome:
- the NDUFS8 gene encoding NADH dehydrogenase [ubiquinone] iron-sulfur protein 8, mitochondrial isoform X1 produces MRCLTTPMLLRALAQAARAGPPCGRSLHSSAVAATYKYVNMQEPEMDMKSVTDRAARTLLLTELFRGLGMTLSYLFREPATINYPFEKGPLSPRFRGEHALRRYPSGEERCIACKLCEAICPAQAITIEAEPRADGSRRTTRYDIDMTKCIYCGFCQEACPVDAIVEGPNFEFSTETHEELLYNKEKLLNNGDKWEAEIAANIQADYLYR; encoded by the exons ATGCGCTGCCTGACCACGCCTATGCTGCTGCGGGCCCTGGCCCAGGCTGCACGTGCAG GACCTCCTTGTGGCCGGAGCCTCCACAGCAGTGCAGTGGCAGCCACCTACA AGTATGTGAACATGCAGGAGCCCGAGATGGACATGAAGTCAGTGACTGACCGGGCAGCCCGCACCCTGCTGTTGACTGAGCTCTTCCGAG GCCTGGGCATGACCCTGAGCTACCTGTTCCGGGAACCGGCCACCATCAACTACCCGTTCGAGAAGGGCCCGCTGAGCCCTCGCTTCCGTGGGGAGCATGCACTGCGTCGGTACCCATCCGGGGAGGAGCGTTGCATTGCCTGCAAACTCTGCGAGGCCATCTGCCCCGCCCAG GCCATCACCATCGAGGCTGAGCCAAGAGCCGATGGCAGCCGCCGGACCACCCGCTATGACATCGACATGACCAAGTGCATCTACTGCGGCTTCTGCCAGGAGGCCTGTCCCGTGGATGCCATCGTCGAG GGCCCCAACTTTGAGTTCTCCACGGAGACCCATGAGGAGCTGCTGTACAACAAGGAGAAGCTGCTCAACAACGGGGACAAGTGGGAGGCTGAGATCGCCGCCAACATCCAGGCTGACTACTTGTATCGGTGA